The Montipora capricornis isolate CH-2021 chromosome 1, ASM3666992v2, whole genome shotgun sequence genome contains a region encoding:
- the LOC138016242 gene encoding uncharacterized protein — protein MRFWIVRGRQFVKKITSRCTVCRRYEGRGFKVPPPPDLPEFRLSQKPAFTYVGVDYAGPLYIREPNCSTTKKVYILLFTCCSTRVVHQELVTDLSADVFICCLRRFTARRGLPEIIVSDNAKTFKSAAKALQKVFSYPSVKRFLANRRISWKFNMDRAPWWGGFFERMIQNVKRSLRKILRNAKLDYDELHTILVEVEGTLNSRPLTFVSSDDVEEPLTPFHLIYGRGILSLPDVTRNREASLSQAVSSDDIPRRRKYLQLLLEHFCKRWSREYVTELRNLHRQKSRPERSISISVGDVLPCLKTTYPVVNGDLEGWNS, from the coding sequence ATGAGGTTTTGGATTGTCAGAGGAAGGCAATTTGTGAAAAAGATTACATCTAGATGCACGGTGTGTCGCAGATATGAAGGGCGTGGCTTCAAGGTACCTCCTCCACCTGATCTGCCTGAATTCAGATTGAGTCAGAAACCTGCATTTACCTATGTTGGAGTGGATTATGCCGGGCCATTATACATAAGGGAACCAAACTGTTCGACAACAAAGAAGGTTTACATCCTATTGTTTACCTGCTGTTCAACTAGAGTTGTTCACCAAGAACTTGTTACAGATTTGTCAGCTGATGTGTTTATTTGTTGTCTGCGGAGATTCACAGCAAGAAGGGGCTTGCCAGAAATCATTGTCTCGGACAATGCGAAAACATTTAAGTCTGCAGCAAAGGCCTTACAAAAGGTGTTTTCATACCCAAGTGTTAAGAGATTCCTTGCAAATAGAAGGATTTCGTGGAAATTTAACATGGACAGAGCACCTTGGTGGGGTGGCTTTTTCGAAAGGATGATACAGAATGTGAAACGAAGTTTGCGGAAGATACTGAGGAATGCTAAGCTTGACTATGACGAGCTACATACCATCCTAGTTGAAGTTGAGGGAACCCTGAACTCTAGACCACTAACATTTGTGTCTTCAGATGATGTTGAAGAGCCATTGACACCCTTCCATTTAATCTATGGGAGAGGAATTCTGTCTTTACCTGATGTCACACGAAATAGAGAGGCTTCATTGAGCCAGGCAGTGTCCTCCGATGATATACCAAGAAGAAGAAAGTACCTACAGTTGTTGCTAGAACACTTTTGCAAACGTTGGAGTAGAGAGTATGTTACAGAGTTAAGGAACCTGCACCGTCAGAAGTCCAGGCCAGAAAGAAGTATTTCTATATCTGTTGGAGATGTGTTACCTTGTTTGAAGACAACCTACCCCGTAGTCAATGGAGACTTGGAAGGGTGGAACAGCTGA